One genomic segment of Pseudomonas chlororaphis subsp. aurantiaca includes these proteins:
- the pilQ gene encoding type IV pilus secretin PilQ, translating into MNRIFSAFGIALWMALLSPMAMAASLKALDVAALPGDRLELKLTFDGPVPEPRGYTTDQPARIALDLPGVVSRLENKSRDLGNGNARSVTVVESGQRTRVVVNLVALAPYSTRIAGNQLFVVIGQGATAAQSAPGQPAVASGRTKAAASAGRSIRSVDFQRGEQGEGNVLIDLSDSGMSPDIQERDGKLVLTFAKARLPEPLRVRLDVKDFATPVQFVSARAESGKAIVTIEPGGTFDYSTYQTDNKLTVSVRPMTSGDLQKRNTERPAYNGEKLSLNFQDIEVRSVLQLIADFTNLNLVASDTVQGGITLRLQNVPWDQALDLVLKTKGLDKRKVGNVLLVAPADEIAARERQELESQKQIADLEPLRRELLQVNYAKAAEIAKLFQSVTRAEDKSDERGSITVDERTNNIIAYQTRERLDELRRIVSQLDIPVRQVMIEARIVEANVDYDKSLGVRWGGSIQNQGNWNASGVSNGTNGSSTIGTPGSTSSNSPFVDLGTTANTSGLGIAFITDNVLLDLELTAMEKTGNGEIVSQPKVVTSDKETAKILKGTEIPYQEAASSGATSVSFKEASLSLEVTPQITPDNRIIMEVKVTKDEPDYLNKVQDVPPIKKNEVNAKVLINDGETIVIGGVFSNTQSKVVDKVPFLGDVPYLGRLFRRDVVSEKKSELLVFLTPRIMNNQAIAVSR; encoded by the coding sequence ATGAACAGGATCTTTTCAGCCTTCGGTATTGCGCTATGGATGGCGCTGCTTTCACCGATGGCCATGGCGGCCAGCCTCAAGGCCCTGGATGTCGCGGCACTGCCGGGGGATCGCCTGGAGTTGAAACTCACCTTCGACGGGCCGGTGCCCGAGCCGCGGGGTTACACCACCGACCAGCCGGCGCGGATCGCCCTCGATCTGCCGGGTGTCGTCAGTCGGCTGGAGAACAAGAGCCGGGATCTGGGCAATGGTAATGCGCGCAGCGTGACGGTGGTCGAATCAGGGCAGCGTACCCGAGTGGTGGTCAACCTGGTCGCGCTGGCGCCCTACAGCACCCGAATCGCCGGCAATCAGCTGTTTGTGGTGATCGGCCAGGGGGCGACGGCGGCGCAGAGTGCGCCGGGGCAGCCGGCTGTCGCGTCCGGGCGGACCAAGGCCGCGGCTTCGGCGGGGCGGTCGATTCGCAGCGTGGATTTCCAGCGCGGCGAGCAGGGTGAGGGCAATGTACTGATCGACCTCTCCGACTCGGGAATGAGCCCGGATATCCAGGAGCGCGACGGCAAGCTCGTCCTTACCTTCGCCAAGGCCCGCCTGCCAGAGCCCCTGCGGGTCAGGCTGGACGTCAAGGACTTCGCCACCCCCGTGCAATTCGTCAGCGCCCGGGCGGAGTCCGGCAAGGCCATCGTCACCATCGAGCCCGGCGGTACCTTCGATTACTCGACCTACCAGACGGACAACAAGCTCACGGTAAGCGTCAGGCCAATGACTTCGGGCGATCTGCAGAAACGCAACACCGAGCGCCCGGCCTATAACGGCGAAAAGCTCTCGCTGAACTTCCAGGACATCGAGGTCCGCTCGGTGCTGCAACTGATCGCCGACTTCACCAACCTCAACCTGGTGGCCAGCGATACGGTGCAGGGTGGCATTACCTTGCGCCTGCAGAATGTGCCGTGGGACCAGGCCCTTGATCTGGTGCTCAAGACCAAGGGGCTGGACAAGCGCAAGGTAGGCAATGTGTTGCTGGTGGCGCCGGCCGATGAAATCGCGGCCCGCGAACGCCAGGAGCTGGAGTCGCAGAAGCAGATCGCCGACCTCGAGCCGCTGCGGCGCGAACTGCTGCAGGTCAACTACGCCAAGGCCGCGGAAATCGCCAAGTTGTTCCAGTCGGTCACCCGCGCCGAGGACAAGTCCGACGAGCGTGGGTCGATCACTGTCGATGAGCGGACCAACAACATCATTGCCTACCAGACCCGGGAGCGCCTGGATGAGCTGCGGCGGATTGTCAGCCAGCTGGATATCCCGGTGCGCCAGGTGATGATCGAGGCGCGGATCGTCGAGGCCAACGTTGACTACGACAAAAGCCTGGGCGTGCGCTGGGGCGGTTCGATCCAGAACCAGGGCAACTGGAATGCCTCGGGGGTCAGCAACGGCACCAACGGCTCTTCCACCATTGGTACGCCGGGTAGCACCAGCAGCAATTCACCGTTCGTCGACCTGGGCACCACCGCCAATACCTCCGGCCTGGGTATCGCCTTCATCACCGACAACGTGTTGCTGGACCTTGAGCTGACAGCCATGGAAAAGACTGGTAACGGGGAAATCGTCTCCCAGCCCAAGGTCGTCACGTCCGACAAGGAGACGGCGAAGATCCTCAAGGGCACGGAAATCCCCTATCAGGAAGCCGCCTCCAGCGGGGCGACCTCGGTGTCGTTCAAGGAGGCGTCGCTGTCCCTGGAGGTGACGCCGCAGATTACCCCGGATAACCGCATCATCATGGAGGTCAAGGTCACCAAGGACGAGCCGGACTACCTGAACAAGGTCCAGGACGTGCCGCCGATCAAGAAGAATGAGGTCAACGCCAAGGTCCTGATCAACGACGGAGAAACCATCGTTATCGGTGGGGTTTTCTCCAATACGCAAAGCAAGGTTGTAGATAAAGTGCCATTTCTCGGCGATGTGCCGTATCTTGGCCGCCTTTTCAGGCGTGACGTGGTGTCGGAGAAAAAATCCGAGCTGCTGGTATTTCTCACTCCGCGTATCATGAACAACCAGGCGATTGCTGTGAGTCGTTGA
- the aroK gene encoding shikimate kinase AroK: MRNLILVGPMGAGKSTIGRLLAKELRLPFKDSDKEIELRTGANIPWIFDKEGEPGFRDREQAMIAELCSADGVVLATGGGAVMREANRLALHAGGRVVYLHTSVEQQVGRTARDRNRPLLRTADPAKTLRDLLAIRDPLYREIADLVVETDERPPRMVVLDILDRLQQLPPR, translated from the coding sequence GTGCGAAATTTGATTCTTGTTGGGCCAATGGGGGCTGGCAAAAGCACCATTGGTCGCTTGCTGGCCAAAGAGCTGCGCCTGCCATTCAAAGATTCCGATAAGGAAATTGAGTTGCGCACGGGCGCCAATATCCCGTGGATCTTCGATAAAGAAGGTGAGCCGGGCTTTCGTGATCGGGAACAGGCCATGATCGCCGAGCTGTGCTCCGCCGATGGCGTGGTCCTGGCGACCGGCGGCGGCGCGGTGATGCGCGAAGCCAACCGCCTGGCGCTGCATGCGGGGGGGCGTGTGGTCTATCTGCATACCTCGGTCGAGCAGCAGGTCGGTCGTACCGCCCGTGATCGCAATCGACCGCTGCTGCGCACGGCCGATCCGGCGAAGACCCTGCGGGACCTGTTGGCGATTCGCGATCCGCTTTATCGGGAAATCGCCGACCTGGTGGTTGAAACCGATGAACGGCCGCCGCGCATGGTGGTGCTGGACATACTGGACCGCCTGCAGCAACTGCCTCCCCGTTAA
- the aroB gene encoding 3-dehydroquinate synthase, with protein sequence MQTLKVDLGERSYPIHIGEGLLDRPELLAPHIAGRQVAIVSNETVAPLYLERLKRSLAQFSVISVVLPDGEAFKNWETLQLIFDGLLTARHDRRTTIIALGGGVIGDMAGFAAACYQRGVDFIQIPTTLLSQVDSSVGGKTGINHPLGKNMVGAFYQPNVVLIDTASLNTLPARELSAGLAEVIKYGLICDEPFLTWLEDNVDRLRALDQQALTYAIERSCAAKAAVVGADERESGVRATLNLGHTFGHAIETHMGYGVWLHGEAVAAGTVMALEMSARLGWISAEERNRGIRLFQRAGLPVIPPGEMTEADFLEHMAIDKKVIDGRLRLVLLRRMGEAVVTDDYPKEVLQATLGADYRALAQLKG encoded by the coding sequence ATGCAGACACTTAAGGTCGATCTAGGCGAGCGCAGCTACCCGATTCATATTGGCGAAGGTTTGTTGGACCGGCCCGAGTTGCTGGCTCCGCACATCGCCGGGCGGCAAGTGGCGATCGTTTCCAATGAAACCGTAGCGCCGCTGTACCTTGAGCGTCTGAAACGCAGCCTTGCGCAGTTCTCGGTGATCTCGGTGGTTCTGCCCGACGGCGAAGCATTCAAGAATTGGGAAACCCTGCAGCTTATTTTCGATGGCCTGCTGACCGCACGGCACGACCGCCGCACCACGATCATCGCCCTCGGCGGCGGGGTGATCGGCGACATGGCCGGCTTTGCCGCTGCCTGCTACCAGCGCGGCGTCGATTTCATCCAGATTCCTACCACCTTGCTGTCCCAGGTCGATTCGTCGGTGGGCGGCAAGACCGGTATCAACCATCCTCTGGGCAAAAACATGGTCGGCGCCTTCTATCAGCCGAACGTGGTGCTGATCGATACCGCCTCGCTCAATACCCTGCCGGCTCGCGAGCTGTCGGCCGGCCTGGCGGAAGTCATCAAGTACGGCCTGATCTGCGACGAGCCCTTCCTGACCTGGCTCGAAGACAACGTCGACCGCTTGCGAGCCCTGGACCAGCAGGCGCTGACCTATGCCATCGAACGCTCCTGCGCGGCCAAGGCGGCCGTGGTCGGTGCCGACGAGCGTGAATCCGGCGTGCGCGCCACGCTGAACCTGGGGCATACCTTCGGCCACGCCATCGAAACCCACATGGGCTATGGTGTCTGGCTGCATGGTGAAGCGGTGGCTGCTGGCACCGTAATGGCGCTGGAGATGTCCGCACGCCTCGGCTGGATCAGCGCCGAGGAGCGTAACCGCGGTATTCGCCTGTTCCAGCGCGCAGGCTTGCCGGTTATTCCGCCCGGGGAAATGACCGAAGCGGATTTTCTCGAGCACATGGCAATTGACAAGAAAGTGATCGATGGTCGTTTGCGTCTGGTGCTGTTGCGCCGCATGGGCGAAGCCGTAGTGACCGACGATTATCCGAAAGAGGTTTTACAGGCCACGCTGGGAGCGGATTACCGCGCCCTGGCTCAGCTTAAAGGTTAA
- a CDS encoding SPOR domain-containing protein encodes MTSLHADEAFLGHYQLSHDPFAPRVPGFKFFPAQRKPVLGQLHHLARYSQLLLVVTGPQGSGKTLLRQALVASTNKQSVQSVVVSARGAGDAAGVLRQVAQALNVEQAEIGPILAQVVQLALTGQEVYLLVDDAEQLDESALEALLALAAGAPEGRPHVFLFGESSLIAGLELLSAEEERFHVIELQPYTEEETREYLAQRLEGAGRGIELFSADQISDIHEGSDGWPGNINQVARDAMIEAMIASRSAVKRPSMGFNMPKKHVLAISAVVVVAVAAAWLMPGRSKAPSTAGAPANEQAQLPLGQTPQPNSNGSPAVEFNGSSQPMPLPLVGQSQPVMRGPLAEAAGGITEGDDGVPVEGSSATPPTVTTIAPPAGVPAGPAPTPEVRPTPAPTQVAAAKPAPVVKPAPVPVSKPAAPAAKPAEKPVTVAKAATGGSWYAGQAPGNYVVQILGTSSEATAQNFVKEQGAQYRYFKKVLNGKPLYVITYGSFSSRDAAVTAIKALPAKVQAGKPWPRTVASVQQELAATR; translated from the coding sequence ATGACTAGTTTGCATGCCGACGAGGCTTTCCTCGGCCACTATCAGTTGAGCCATGACCCTTTCGCTCCACGGGTGCCTGGCTTCAAGTTTTTCCCCGCCCAGCGCAAGCCGGTGCTGGGGCAGCTGCACCACCTGGCGCGCTACAGCCAACTGCTGCTGGTGGTGACCGGCCCGCAGGGCAGCGGCAAGACGCTGCTGCGTCAGGCGCTGGTCGCCAGCACCAACAAGCAATCGGTACAGAGCGTGGTGGTTTCCGCCCGTGGTGCCGGCGACGCGGCAGGCGTGCTGCGCCAGGTGGCCCAGGCGCTGAACGTCGAGCAGGCCGAGATCGGCCCGATCCTGGCGCAAGTGGTGCAGCTGGCGCTGACCGGCCAGGAAGTCTATCTGCTGGTGGATGATGCCGAGCAGCTCGACGAGTCGGCGCTCGAAGCGCTGCTGGCGCTCGCCGCCGGTGCACCGGAAGGTCGTCCGCATGTGTTCCTGTTCGGCGAGTCGTCGCTGATTGCCGGCCTGGAGTTGCTGAGCGCGGAAGAAGAGCGCTTCCATGTCATCGAACTGCAGCCCTACACCGAAGAAGAAACCCGTGAATACCTGGCGCAGCGACTCGAAGGCGCAGGGCGCGGTATCGAACTTTTCTCCGCGGATCAGATCAGTGATATTCACGAAGGCTCCGATGGCTGGCCTGGCAACATCAACCAGGTCGCGCGGGATGCAATGATCGAAGCCATGATTGCCAGCCGCTCAGCGGTCAAGCGTCCAAGTATGGGGTTCAATATGCCGAAGAAACACGTATTGGCGATATCCGCAGTCGTAGTGGTGGCCGTTGCCGCTGCCTGGCTGATGCCGGGTCGCAGCAAGGCACCAAGCACTGCTGGTGCGCCAGCCAACGAACAGGCGCAGCTGCCGCTGGGCCAGACGCCGCAACCGAACAGCAATGGCAGCCCGGCTGTCGAGTTCAATGGCTCTTCCCAGCCCATGCCGCTGCCATTGGTCGGCCAGTCGCAACCGGTGATGCGCGGTCCTCTGGCCGAAGCCGCAGGCGGGATCACCGAGGGTGACGATGGTGTGCCGGTGGAAGGCTCCAGCGCCACGCCGCCGACCGTGACCACCATTGCACCGCCAGCCGGCGTGCCGGCCGGTCCGGCGCCGACGCCTGAAGTTCGTCCGACCCCGGCGCCGACCCAGGTCGCTGCAGCCAAGCCGGCTCCGGTGGTCAAGCCTGCTCCTGTTCCGGTCAGCAAACCGGCCGCACCGGCCGCCAAGCCAGCGGAGAAGCCTGTCACCGTGGCCAAGGCCGCCACCGGCGGTAGCTGGTACGCCGGGCAGGCGCCAGGCAACTATGTCGTGCAGATCCTGGGCACCAGTTCCGAAGCCACCGCGCAGAACTTCGTCAAGGAACAGGGCGCCCAGTACCGTTATTTCAAGAAAGTCCTCAACGGCAAACCGCTGTATGTGATCACTTACGGCAGCTTCAGCAGCCGTGATGCAGCCGTTACCGCTATCAAGGCCTTGCCAGCGAAGGTTCAGGCTGGTAAACCTTGGCCTCGCACTGTCGCCAGCGTCCAACAGGAACTGGCAGCAACTCGCTGA
- the gltB gene encoding glutamate synthase large subunit, producing the protein MKAGLYQPDEFKDNCGFGLIAHMQGEPSHTLLQTAIEALTCMTHRGGINADGKTGDGCGLLIQKPDAFLRAIAQETFSVELPKQYAVGMVFFNQDPAKAEAARENMNREILAEGLQLIGWRKVPIDTSVLGRLALERLPQIEQVYIGGEGLSDQDMAVKLFSARRRSSVANAADTDHYICSFSHKTIIYKGLMMPADLAAFYPDLGDPRLQTAICVFHQRFSTNTLPKWPLAQPFRFLAHNGEINTITGNRNWAQARRTKFTNDLMDLEELGPLVNRVGSDSSSMDNMLELMVTGGIDLFRGVRMIIPPAWQNVETMDADLRAFYEYNSMHMEPWDGPAGVVMTDGRYAVCLLDRNGLRPARWVTTKNGFITLASEIGVWNYQPEDVIAKGRVGPGQIFAVDTETGQILDTDAIDNRLKSRHPYKQWLRKNALRIQATMEDNDHGSAFYDVDQLKQYMKMYQVTFEERDQVLRPLGEQGYEAVGSMGDDTPMAVLSQRVRTPYDYFRQQFAQVTNPPIDPLREAIVMSLEICLGAERNIFQESPEHASRVILSSPVISPAKWRSLMNLDRPGFERQVIDLNYEESLGLEAAIRNVADQAEEAVRAGRTQIVLSDRHIAPGKLPIHASLATGAVHHRLTEKGLRCDSNILVETATARDPHHFAVLIGFGASAVYPFLAYEVLGDLIRTGEVLGDLYEVFKNYRKGITKGLLKILSKMGISTIASYRGAQLFEAIGLSEEVCELSFRGVPSRIKGARFVDIEAEQKALAAEAWSPRKPIQQGGLLKFVHGGEYHAYNPDVVNTLQAAVQQGDYAKFKEYTALVDNRPVSMIRDLFKVKTLDTPMDISEVEPLESILKRFDSAGISLGALSPEAHEALAEAMNRLGARSNSGEGGEDPARYGTIKSSKIKQVATGRFGVTPEYLVNAEVLQIKVAQGAKPGEGGQLPGGKVNGLIAKLRYAVPGVTLISPPPHHDIYSIEDLSQLIFDLKQVNPQALVSVKLVAEAGVGTIAAGVAKAYADLITISGYDGGTGASPLTSIKYAGAPWELGLAETHQTLRGNDLRGKVRVQTDGGLKTGLDVIKAAILGAESFGFGTAPMIALGCKYLRICHLNNCATGVATQNEKLRKDHYIGTVEMVVNFFTYVAEETREWLAKLGVRSLEELIGRTDLLEILEGQTAKQHHLDLTPLLGSDHIPVDKPQFCQVDRNPPFDQGLLAEKMVAMAKPAINDLSGAEFALDICNCDRSIGARISGEIAKVHGNQGMAKAPITFRFKGTAGQSFGVWNAGGLNLYLEGDANDYVGKGMTGGKLVIVPPKGSAYKTQDSAIIGNTCLYGATGGKLFAAGTAGERFAVRNSGAHTVVEGTGDHCCEYMTGGFVCVLGKTGYNFGSGMTGGFAYVLDQDNTFVDRVNHELVEIQRISGEAMEAYRSHLQRVLDEYVEETGSEWGRNLAENLDDYLRRFWLVKPKAASLKSLLSSTRANPQ; encoded by the coding sequence ATGAAAGCAGGTCTGTACCAACCAGATGAATTCAAGGATAACTGCGGTTTCGGCCTGATAGCCCATATGCAGGGCGAACCCAGTCATACCCTTTTGCAAACGGCCATCGAGGCCCTGACCTGCATGACCCACCGCGGTGGGATCAACGCGGACGGCAAGACCGGCGACGGTTGCGGTCTGCTGATTCAGAAGCCTGACGCGTTCCTGCGAGCCATTGCCCAGGAAACCTTCAGTGTCGAATTACCCAAGCAATATGCCGTGGGCATGGTCTTCTTCAACCAGGATCCGGCCAAGGCCGAAGCCGCTCGCGAGAACATGAACCGCGAGATCCTGGCCGAAGGCCTGCAACTGATCGGCTGGCGCAAAGTGCCGATCGATACCAGCGTTCTCGGCCGCCTGGCCCTGGAGCGCCTGCCGCAGATCGAACAGGTCTACATCGGCGGTGAAGGCCTGAGCGACCAGGACATGGCGGTCAAGCTGTTCAGCGCCCGTCGTCGTTCGTCGGTGGCCAACGCCGCCGACACCGACCACTACATCTGCAGCTTTTCCCATAAGACCATCATCTATAAAGGCCTGATGATGCCGGCCGACCTGGCCGCCTTCTATCCAGACCTGGGTGACCCGCGCCTGCAAACCGCGATCTGCGTGTTCCACCAGCGCTTCTCCACCAACACCCTGCCGAAATGGCCGCTGGCGCAGCCGTTCCGCTTCCTGGCCCACAACGGCGAGATCAACACCATCACCGGCAACCGCAACTGGGCCCAGGCCCGGCGCACCAAGTTCACCAACGACCTGATGGATCTGGAAGAACTCGGCCCGCTGGTCAATCGCGTGGGTTCCGACTCCTCGAGCATGGACAACATGCTGGAGCTGATGGTCACCGGTGGCATTGACCTGTTCCGTGGCGTGCGGATGATCATTCCGCCTGCGTGGCAGAACGTCGAGACCATGGACGCCGACCTGCGCGCGTTCTACGAATACAACTCCATGCACATGGAACCGTGGGACGGCCCCGCGGGCGTGGTCATGACCGACGGCCGCTACGCCGTCTGCCTGCTCGACCGTAACGGCCTGCGCCCGGCGCGCTGGGTCACCACCAAGAACGGTTTCATCACCCTGGCTTCGGAAATCGGCGTCTGGAACTACCAGCCCGAAGACGTGATCGCCAAGGGCCGGGTCGGCCCGGGCCAGATCTTCGCCGTGGACACCGAGACCGGGCAGATCCTCGACACCGACGCCATCGACAACCGCCTGAAGTCTCGTCATCCGTACAAGCAATGGCTGCGCAAGAATGCCCTGCGCATCCAGGCGACCATGGAAGACAACGACCACGGTTCGGCGTTCTACGACGTCGACCAGCTCAAGCAGTACATGAAGATGTACCAGGTCACCTTCGAGGAGCGTGATCAGGTACTGCGTCCTCTGGGCGAGCAGGGCTACGAGGCGGTCGGCTCGATGGGCGACGACACGCCGATGGCCGTGCTGTCCCAGCGTGTGCGCACGCCGTACGACTACTTCCGCCAGCAGTTCGCCCAGGTCACCAACCCGCCGATCGACCCGCTGCGCGAAGCCATCGTCATGTCGCTGGAGATCTGCCTCGGTGCCGAGCGCAACATCTTCCAGGAATCGCCCGAGCACGCTTCCCGCGTCATCCTCAGCTCGCCGGTGATCTCGCCCGCCAAGTGGCGCTCGCTGATGAACCTCGACCGTCCGGGCTTCGAGCGTCAGGTCATCGACCTGAACTACGAGGAAAGCCTCGGCCTGGAAGCAGCGATCCGCAACGTGGCCGACCAGGCCGAAGAAGCCGTGCGCGCCGGTCGCACCCAGATCGTGCTCAGCGACCGCCATATCGCTCCGGGCAAGCTGCCGATCCACGCTTCCCTGGCCACCGGCGCGGTGCACCACCGCCTGACCGAGAAGGGCCTGCGCTGCGACTCCAACATCCTGGTGGAAACCGCCACCGCGCGCGATCCGCATCACTTCGCGGTGCTGATCGGTTTCGGTGCCTCGGCGGTCTATCCGTTCCTGGCCTATGAAGTGCTGGGTGACCTGATCCGTACCGGTGAAGTGCTGGGCGACCTCTACGAGGTGTTCAAGAACTACCGCAAGGGCATCACCAAGGGCCTGCTGAAGATCCTGTCGAAGATGGGGATCTCGACCATCGCGTCCTACCGCGGTGCGCAGCTGTTCGAGGCCATCGGCCTGTCCGAGGAAGTCTGCGAGCTGAGCTTCCGTGGCGTGCCGAGCCGCATCAAGGGCGCGCGTTTCGTCGACATCGAAGCCGAACAGAAAGCCCTGGCAGCCGAAGCCTGGAGCCCGCGCAAGCCGATCCAGCAAGGCGGCCTGCTGAAGTTCGTCCACGGTGGCGAATACCACGCCTACAACCCGGACGTGGTCAACACCTTGCAAGCCGCCGTGCAGCAGGGCGACTACGCCAAGTTCAAGGAATACACCGCGCTGGTGGATAACCGCCCGGTGTCGATGATCCGCGACCTGTTCAAGGTGAAGACCCTGGACACGCCGATGGACATCAGCGAAGTCGAGCCGCTGGAATCGATCCTCAAGCGTTTCGACTCCGCCGGTATTTCCCTGGGCGCGCTGTCGCCGGAAGCCCACGAAGCCCTGGCCGAAGCCATGAACCGCCTGGGCGCGCGTTCCAACTCCGGCGAAGGCGGCGAAGACCCGGCGCGCTACGGCACCATCAAGAGCTCGAAGATCAAGCAGGTGGCCACCGGCCGTTTCGGCGTGACCCCGGAATACCTGGTCAACGCCGAAGTGCTGCAGATCAAGGTGGCCCAGGGCGCGAAGCCCGGTGAAGGCGGCCAGCTGCCTGGCGGCAAGGTCAACGGCCTGATCGCCAAGCTGCGTTACGCGGTGCCGGGCGTGACCCTGATTTCGCCACCGCCGCACCACGACATTTACTCCATCGAAGACTTGTCGCAGCTGATCTTCGACCTGAAACAGGTCAATCCGCAGGCGCTGGTCTCGGTGAAACTGGTGGCGGAGGCCGGCGTCGGCACCATCGCCGCTGGCGTGGCCAAGGCCTATGCCGACCTGATCACCATCTCCGGCTACGACGGTGGCACCGGCGCCTCGCCGCTGACTTCGATCAAGTACGCCGGTGCGCCGTGGGAACTGGGCCTGGCGGAAACCCACCAGACCCTGCGCGGCAACGACCTGCGCGGCAAGGTCCGGGTGCAGACCGACGGCGGCCTGAAAACCGGCCTCGACGTGATCAAGGCGGCGATCCTCGGCGCCGAAAGCTTCGGCTTCGGCACCGCGCCGATGATCGCCCTGGGTTGCAAATACCTGCGTATCTGCCACCTGAACAACTGCGCCACTGGCGTCGCGACTCAGAATGAGAAGCTGCGCAAGGATCACTACATCGGTACCGTCGAGATGGTGGTGAACTTTTTCACCTACGTCGCCGAGGAAACCCGTGAGTGGCTGGCCAAGCTGGGCGTGCGCTCGCTGGAAGAGCTGATCGGCCGCACCGATCTCTTGGAAATCCTCGAAGGCCAGACCGCCAAGCAGCACCACCTGGACCTGACCCCGCTGCTGGGCAGCGACCATATCCCGGTGGACAAGCCGCAGTTCTGCCAGGTCGATCGCAACCCGCCGTTCGACCAGGGCCTGCTGGCCGAGAAAATGGTCGCCATGGCCAAGCCTGCGATCAACGACCTCAGCGGTGCCGAGTTCGCGCTCGACATCTGCAACTGCGACCGTTCCATCGGTGCGCGGATCTCCGGCGAAATCGCCAAGGTCCACGGCAACCAGGGCATGGCCAAGGCGCCGATCACCTTCCGCTTCAAGGGCACTGCCGGTCAGAGCTTCGGCGTGTGGAACGCCGGCGGCCTGAACCTCTACCTCGAAGGCGACGCCAACGACTACGTGGGCAAGGGCATGACCGGCGGCAAGCTGGTGATCGTTCCGCCGAAAGGCAGCGCCTACAAGACTCAGGACAGCGCGATTATCGGCAACACCTGCCTGTACGGCGCCACCGGCGGCAAGCTGTTCGCCGCCGGCACCGCGGGCGAGCGTTTCGCCGTGCGCAACTCCGGTGCCCACACCGTGGTGGAAGGCACTGGCGATCACTGCTGCGAATACATGACCGGTGGTTTCGTCTGCGTGCTGGGCAAGACCGGTTACAACTTCGGCTCAGGCATGACCGGCGGTTTCGCCTACGTGCTCGACCAGGACAACACCTTCGTTGACCGGGTCAACCACGAGCTGGTGGAAATCCAGCGGATCAGCGGCGAAGCGATGGAAGCCTACCGCAGCCACCTGCAGCGCGTGCTGGACGAATACGTCGAGGAAACCGGTAGCGAGTGGGGCCGTAACCTGGCCGAGAACCTCGATGACTACCTGCGTCGTTTCTGGTTGGTCAAGCCGAAGGCTGCCAGCTTGAAATCGTTGCTTTCCAGCACCCGTGCCAACCCGCAGTGA